AATTAGTGATTACTTGTAGTGACTAGGATTAACACCTGTCCCTCGGTTTCTGGCCATTTAATTAGTCGCCTATTGACATGTTTTCGATGTGCAATATAAGGTTGCGTTGTGCACGATAGCGGGATTTGCACTAACGGCTTGTTTGAGAGCACGAGAGTCTTGATCTTGTAGAAAAGCAAGAGATGATTTATATACATCGATCCCCTTGTTCTTACCCTAAGAAGCTAGCGTTTGTATCTCACAGCATAACCATGTATGGCTTAAATACAGACCCTCCCGCTTCTATTTCTCAGAGCTCCCGTCTACCCACCTTGGTGAACTCGAAAACCTTCTAATGAGATCATTCGCGAAACGCTCGGGAATGGATGTCATTTTCGTTGAAATTGTAGATAAGTCATATAAATAGGGGTATGATTAGAGAGATTAATCATGTAGTTCGTTTTCAACGCCACCTTCCGAGGCGCGTATCGTATCCATCCACGGTCATCTTCACCAACTCAAAATTCCTTTGTCAGCATCCGCGACAATGGTGGTCTAGTGCGGTGGTGGTGCCGCCGATGGTctcgtctctttctctctttgcttCACAAGTACGACTGGCGCGTGACAGGTGGCGCCTCTTCTTTCGATCTCCCCTCCTCCATCCCTTCTTCGGCTCACCACCGATAGTATGAATGCACGCTTGCACGCACCCTTCTCTCCGGAATCGTTATGATTATCTGATTTCGCGTCCCTTGACTCCTCGGGGTCGCTTTTTGTCGATTTCGTTCTGAGTTAACAATGGTGGACCAGTACTCGTGGCACCAAATCGTGTCCTGCGGGAGCTCAGTGGATCATCATACTCGTGGCACCGAAATGTATAACACAACTGTCTATTCCGAAAGCTGGTAAATTACGTCTTGTATCTAAGTCGTAACAATGTGGTTGCACTAGATTGCTAGCGGTTCTTAAGCTTAGGGATGAAAGCACGAAATGTTTTCGGGGCAACTGAATTCGTCTTGATAAGTTTCGACTATTCTTGAAGTTAGTTCCGAACCCATGATGAGGTTTTCAAACGGGTGTATAATAGTTAGACGAGTTCCCTCGAATTTTACTTTATCTCTCTCAAACGAGTGAATGAACTAGTTTGATAAAAGCAATTTATAAGAACTGAAAAATAGTTCAAAATGGTTTGAACGAGAAATAATGGTTTGAATGAACAATACAGAGCTGCTAAACATCGTGAGTGGAAACGAGTGAAAGTGAGAGAGTAAGTTTATGTCCATTATGACCAATGGAGATCTAGTGTGTTTTTATAGATAATCGCTTTGACATCAATTAACATACTTAAATCGACTGATTCACAATATCAATTTGCAAATTGATATGATGGATCACATGCGAGTTACATGCATAGCtgcattgagaaaaaaaaaaactattacaTCACTTATTATACCGATATAGaaatcaataaatttataatattaatagGGCGTTCGAGACTCTTTGAGCACTCGACTAATCTCTATCGAAATGTGATGATTTTCTATCTCTTGCACATCGGGTAGATACCTAAAGACACGCGGCTCTGTGCTAGCCCCCTGGGGTGGTTGTGGTCCCGAGAGAAGCCGCAAGCGTGGCGATTCAGTCGCATcgaggaggatgaagatgacAGACCAATCTCAATCACCGTGCGCAATAGAACACAAGTTGCCAGATCAACGGACTCAAGCATGTCAACCGGAACTGAAGTGCCAGTCAGCCCATTGGGCGTTGCTGTCCCAACCAAGTTTCTAGATCCATCTTCATTCATGGGTGGGCCTATCAGGCCATAGCCCAAAGCCTCAGATGGGCCCACACTTCACTTAGACGGGCCTGACTTACCCCCCAACTTGGGCCCACATCGAGAGCCCATATCGCCGCCACGTCAGCGCCAGCTCTCTTCCAGCCAACGAGGCAGCGCTTCGTCGGGCTACTGTACGGTCAGTTTGGTCTGCAAACGCTCTACTCTCTTTCGACATTTCTCCCGAGGTCCGACGGAGCGGAAACAGATCTAACGGTGGTCCTTCGGGCGGTCGCTTCTCCGGAGGCCCCCGCCACCGTTCGATCTacaagccgccgccgccgccgccgcctggaTCCGGTTCTCTGCTCGAACCTCGCCGTCGGATTGGCTTCGGCGACCGCGAATTCTCGGACAATTGCTCGGAGTCTCGGTGAGTCTCTTCTTCGAACTTGAGCGGAATGTGTGCGTATCGTATGTGCAGTTTTTCTGCTGTCGGAGTTCGCGAATGATGCCGGGAATGTGCGATCTCCGTCTATTGGGTTGACCGTGACTGCGAGGGGCGTGATGCAATGCAGCGACTGGTCGATCATGCTTTGCTTGGGAATTAATCTGTTCGTCGGAATTCGGAAATTGCTACTTGTTTATATCTGTGTCAACGTGGCCGGTGTTTGGATCGGTGCATTTATGCTCAGTTATAATTGGATCACTCTGGGCGAGTGCTTTGACTGGGTTTGGACGGCCTTAATTAGACGATGAGAGCTCGATCCTGATTCCGAATTGTGGTCTAGTTTTCCAAGAAGAGTCTTTTATCTGaaggttgaattgaattatgcaCTGGACTCTAGATTAAGGTTGAAATCTTGTAAGGTCTGTGTAGGAGCATATGTAGAAAGAATCATGACATAGCATCAATGAATGGATGGATAAATACTCCACATGATGGCATTGATGCTGGGACATGCAACAGAAGCCTGATAACTTCATTTGGGGAGATCACCAAGGAAGAGCCCAAAACTGAGCTCGTCAAGATATCCAATTGTACTCACCTTCGTTCAAAGGCTTAAGCTAATGCTCTTGGGCCAACTAGGATGTATTGCCTACTCCACCCTAACCAAATCCCCAATGTCTGACTTCTTTTGCCTACATTTTCACACGAGCACCTTAACAAATCCCCCTCACGTGTGAGCCAATTGTGTTAGGCTTGGTCCCCCTTAATCTTGGTATCCTTCCACACCAACCTTATCTCGACTTGAGAATCTCCATTTTGGCTTAGCTAAGTTTGGTTCACTCTCCCTTAATCTAGGCATCCTTTTGTAGCAAACCTTATCTTGACTCCAGAATGTCCATTTTGGCTTGGCTAGTTTGTCAAGATGTTGGTGAGGGAAACGTCTACCCTAAGACTCCGCCTCTATTGTCCTCGCCCAACGAAGCTTGGTGAGAAGCTGGGAACACCATCTACCACCTCGAATAGGGAGTTACATAAGAGGTTTTCCTTCATTGAGATATTATCACCAGACACTGATACACATTGTGAGTGGGCCACTAATCTTCCATTGCCACCATTAAGAGAGATCACCAAGAGAGAGCTCACATCCAAGCTTGCCTACATAGCCACCTTCACTCAAAAGTTAGCCAATTAGTTATGGCCCATTTATGATATGTTAACTATTCCACATTACTATACATCCCCAATGTGGACTTCTTTCTCTTGACACCCTCATATGTGCACTTTAATAGTTGATTCCTGTCCGTCTAACTGCTCTATGTAGTTTTTTATGTTGGTGCATGTGTGATTAATagttgtttctcatttctggACTCCTTTTTACTCAGAGTTACAATATTTGGATGATCATATTTATCTTCTGTAATATGCAATATCTGATTCTTGGAAATTTTAAAAGGATCATGTTAATCTTACCCTATAAGTTGTGACTGCAGTATTTGCATTTTATACAGAATAGTAACATGTTCTGACGTTTGATGCTTTTTCTGTATATGGCTGCAGATATTTTATGGGAACAGAAGAGACAAGAAAAGATATGGATATCGACAGTTGGTGCTTGGATTTGTCATATGACCAGTGGGTACCACTTCCAGTGTCAGGGCAACGGCCATCTGCTCGATACAAGGTAATGGCTAAATACCTTTAGAAatgcaaaatatatatttatcttaCCTATTATTTTTTCAGTCATCTATTTTATGATCTAGTGCTCTTCTTGTGATCTAATGCCGTATCTTGATAGTTATTGTTATCACGTGTAATATAGCATGCTGCAGCTGTTGTTGATGATAAACTTTACATCATTGGTGGGAGCCGAAATGGTCGATATTTGTCTGATGTTCAGGTACTCCACACGCCATTTCCATCCATCCATATCTGATTGATTATATCTTGTATGTCATGCATTTGGTTACTTTTGTAGGCCTTTGATTTTAAAAGTTTGACATGGTCTAGTGTAAGATTAAAGATGGAACCACAAATTGGTAACTGGTCACCAGAAAATCTACTATCCACCTCAGGTCACACTACGGTAACAGCTCTCTTCATAATCTGTTTATAATCTGATTATTCTTTGTATGGCTTATTGGAAGCCTGATGGTGAATTATGCATTTCGTTAGATCACATGGGGAAACAAACTACTTCTCATTGGTGGACACTCAAAGCATGATTCTGATAGTATGCCAGGTATGCTAATTTGGTTTTAAGATTGTTCTAAAGTTGGAGTTTGGTTTTATACATCTTGAATAGTGCACCATGTTCTTGTAGTGAGGTTCATTGATTTAGAATCACTGCAATGTGGCATTGTGGAGACATCGGGAAAAGCTCCAGTAAGTTATCAACTGCAACTGCTGCAATGGTTTTTGAGTCTTTTCCTagttttttctgttctttttttgaatattaaatGGCTTATCCACCTTTAGAGGATGATATTTTCCAGATCATCCAGAATAAGTTTCATCTGCTGTAAATAAGTAACTGAAGTTGGTTTCTGTACATCTTTGGTTTATATTGCAGGCAGCTCGAGGGGGGCACTCTGCATCTCTTGTTGGATCTAAGCTTATAGTCTTTGGTGGAGAAGACAAGAAAAGGCGATTACTAAATGATGTGCACATCCTTGAGTTAGAGACAATGAGCTGGGAACTTCTTGAGGCAACGTAAATGTCTACTCTTGTTGTTGGCTTACACTGTAcactgtttttaaaaaaaaaattacatggtATCTTTTCATGTTGATAGGCAGACAACTCCAGCTCCCAGATTTGACCACACAGCTGCAGTGCATGGGGATCGCTATCTTGTAGTTTTCGGTGGGTGCTCTCACTCGATCTTCTTCTGTGATCTGCATGTATTGGACTTGCAGACGGTGAGTACTACAATTCAGCAATCAAAATATCTCGGAATTGTCTTTTCTATATCTCTTCATTGAAGTTATCTGTTGATTTGCTGACTACCATTCTCCAGAATAGGATGGTGTAACTTTATTGCTTATGTCTGTTAAAATTACTATACGTTAATGCCGGAGATGCGTATATACCACAGACTATGATGAAAGTTACTGGGTTTATTGAGACGCATAGCTTGCATAGGCGAAGAAGATATGGAGGTGATCTTTGTGGGTTTTAGTCGTTAGAGTATAGCGGAGAtagctttgttttgttttttttttaatattaggtGTACTCATTAGTTGTTAGTCGTTGATGACCTCTCCAGAGgtaattgttggagaaatttcaTAAGGAAATATTGAGGTTGGACCTGCGCACAGTTGAAGTAGTTTTCCACGGACTTAATGtgctcttttttaaaaaaaagtggcaGAATACATATGCATGCGGACTGTAAAAACTCTCTATATCAAGGAACTTGTAATTTGTTATCTGATGTTATTGCCAAgtgtgaaaattgggaaatctcAACAACTAATGGATATCTGCCAAAccaattaaaatgacaaaacaagaaaatgaagacaattgctaaacaaaagaagaaaattacgACAGTTGTCAACAAGTAGTACAAATTTTGTGAGAAACTAATAGGATTGTACACTTGATCTCACTTCAGACCTCAAACCTTGGGTACGAACAAGCTCACACATTTTGTGCCACTGCATGTTCTTGTCATCCTTTGGGCATCCGTTATCAAGAAGCCTAACATATTAGGGATCTTTCTTTTGCTGCGTTAAGTTTGAAATTGGAGAATGAACAGAAGTATTTTTTTGGCATTGACGTGGGGTGTGGTGAAATGCCTCTGAAATCTCTTCTTCCCGACTTTATTCTCTTTAGCAATCAACAAGGATGCCATGGCTTCTGACTATATGTCTTTGGAGGGTGGTTTCATTCATTGGAATCCAGTATTCATCCAAAACTTCAGGGATTGGGAGCTTTCCTCAATTTACTCTCATTTAAATCTTCTTTATTAGttcaaaattgatgattttgggGATGACCAGCTTACAACGAGAAATTTATTGTTATATCATCTTTGGAAATTTCTCCCCTTGCTCATTCCTCTCTAAAGCAATCTGGCTTGCCCATATACCTTATGGAACCTCCTTCTTCTATTGGATAGTAGCTTAGATTAGGATCCTTGCTGTTGAGAATCTCAGGAAATGGAAAGTCATCCTCATGGATTGGTGTTGCATGTGTAAGCATTATGGCGAATATGTTgatcatctctttcttcattttgactTTGCTCTTAAGCTTGGAATCATATCCTTAGCTTGTCTAAGATGGCATGCCAAGTCATGCCATCCAGTGTTTTAGCTGATGGAATGGTTATGGTGGAAGCTCAATTTCTAAAAAGTCTTGGAGTGCTGCACCCCTTCGTCTCATGTGGGAAATTTTGAAGGAATACAACAAAAGATTGTTTGAGGGTTTAGAATCTCTGGTTGCTTCTCTTTGTACTCCCTTAATTGGCTTTGGACATCTTGCAGCCTTgtgatgttttccttttttttttttttttttttggtctttctttctttccttgtgcATTTCTTATTTACTTACCTATCACAAGAATTCCTAAAATTTTGAGGCAATGGATCTATAGAAATAGACGATACACCTTCATTGTATATGACATTTAAATATTCGATATGACAATATATTGCAGAAGGAATGGTCCCGACCTGAAATTCCGGGTGATATGATTGCTCCTCGAGCAGGTCATGCTGCTGTTACCATTGGGGAGAGCTGGTATGTTGTTGGAGGTGGAGATAACAAGAGTGGTATGTAGGACATATTGAACTGAATTGTGGTCATTCTTCTCTGATCCTCCCAAGTCCATGATTAAGCCCTCCAAATTTTTACGTAATGAGGGTTTTGCAGGTTGCTCG
This Eucalyptus grandis isolate ANBG69807.140 chromosome 7, ASM1654582v1, whole genome shotgun sequence DNA region includes the following protein-coding sequences:
- the LOC104454138 gene encoding acyl-CoA-binding domain-containing protein 4 — its product is MGTEETRKDMDIDSWCLDLSYDQWVPLPVSGQRPSARYKHAAAVVDDKLYIIGGSRNGRYLSDVQAFDFKSLTWSSVRLKMEPQIGNWSPENLLSTSGHTTITWGNKLLLIGGHSKHDSDSMPVRFIDLESLQCGIVETSGKAPAARGGHSASLVGSKLIVFGGEDKKRRLLNDVHILELETMSWELLEATQTTPAPRFDHTAAVHGDRYLVVFGGCSHSIFFCDLHVLDLQTKEWSRPEIPGDMIAPRAGHAAVTIGESWYVVGGGDNKSGCSETLMLNMPKLVWSTLTTVKERDPLASEGLSVCSALITGEIYLVAFGGYNGKYQNEIFFMRPKPRNSSRPKIFQSPAAAAAAASVTAAYALAKSEKLDFFETEEPIKLVVNKKDVSVELDAVREDKKVMELSLTEARQENSRLREKIEEVNNTHAELSKELLSVQGQLASERSRCFKLEAQIAELQKVLESFHSIESEVEVLRKQKSALEQDMEHAAAATRQGSGGLLSWLSGAPRSS